One Pyrococcus furiosus DSM 3638 genomic region harbors:
- a CDS encoding 3-methyl-2-oxobutanoate dehydrogenase subunit delta → MNTLFGKTKEEAKPIVLKSVDEYPEAPISLGTTLVNPTGDWRTFKPVVNEEKCVKCYICWKYCPEPAIYIKPDGYVAIDYDYCKGCGICANECPTKAITMIKEEK, encoded by the coding sequence GTGAACACTCTATTTGGAAAAACCAAAGAAGAAGCAAAACCTATAGTTCTAAAATCTGTTGACGAGTACCCTGAAGCTCCTATAAGCCTCGGAACTACTTTGGTTAACCCCACCGGAGATTGGAGAACATTTAAGCCTGTTGTTAATGAAGAGAAATGTGTAAAATGTTATATTTGTTGGAAATACTGTCCAGAGCCTGCAATTTACATAAAACCCGACGGATACGTTGCAATTGACTACGACTATTGTAAGGGTTGTGGAATCTGTGCTAATGAGTGCCCAACTAAAGCAATTACAATGATTAAGGAAGAAAAGTAG
- a CDS encoding pyruvate/ketoisovalerate ferredoxin oxidoreductase subunit gamma, giving the protein MIEVRFHGRGGQGAVTAANILAEAAFLEGKYVQAFPFFGVERRGAPVTAFTRIDNKPIRIKTQIYEPDVVVVLDPSLLDAVDVTAGLKDEGIVIVNTEKSKEEVLEKLKKKPKKLAIVDATTIALEILGLPITNTAILGAVAKATGLVKIESIEEAIKDTFSGELGEKNARAAREAYEKTEVFEL; this is encoded by the coding sequence ATGATAGAAGTTCGCTTTCACGGTAGAGGAGGTCAAGGTGCAGTTACCGCTGCAAACATTCTTGCTGAAGCAGCGTTTCTAGAAGGTAAATACGTGCAGGCTTTCCCATTCTTTGGAGTTGAAAGAAGAGGAGCTCCAGTAACAGCTTTCACAAGGATAGACAACAAACCAATTAGGATAAAGACTCAAATTTATGAACCCGACGTTGTTGTTGTGCTAGATCCCTCTCTCTTAGATGCTGTAGACGTAACTGCTGGTCTTAAAGATGAGGGAATTGTCATAGTGAATACAGAAAAGAGCAAAGAAGAAGTTCTCGAAAAGTTAAAGAAAAAGCCAAAGAAGCTCGCTATAGTTGATGCAACTACGATAGCTCTTGAAATTCTTGGATTGCCCATTACGAATACTGCCATATTGGGAGCTGTTGCAAAGGCCACAGGGCTAGTCAAGATTGAGAGCATAGAGGAAGCCATCAAAGACACATTCTCTGGGGAGCTTGGTGAAAAGAACGCAAGGGCTGCAAGAGAAGCTTACGAAAAAACAGAAGTATTTGAGCTTTAA
- a CDS encoding hydroxymethylglutaryl-CoA synthase, giving the protein MRKVMKPMKDVGIVGYGAYVPMYRIRNEEIGRVWGVSSFPIEEKAVPGLDEDAITIGIEAARNALKRAKIDPQKIRAIWFGTESKPYAVKPSATIIAEAIGATPDLEAADFEFACKAGTEALQAAIGFVGSGMAEYAMAIGADTAQGRPGDHLEFTAGAGGAAFIVGEKSNESVAYFEGSYSYVTDTPDFWRRQHEHYPRHGNRFTGEPAYFHHIINAAKTLMEELGLKPSDFDYAVFHQPNVKFPLTVAKILGIPKEKVLPGLLTGRIGNTYSGATMVGVSAVLDIAKPGDRILWVSFGSGAGSNAFSIVVQDAIEEKRDLAPKVEDYVKRRKVIDYALYAKARRKYIL; this is encoded by the coding sequence ATGAGAAAGGTAATGAAGCCAATGAAAGACGTTGGTATTGTTGGGTATGGAGCATACGTGCCAATGTATAGGATAAGGAATGAAGAAATAGGAAGAGTATGGGGGGTCTCAAGCTTTCCGATAGAAGAAAAGGCTGTACCTGGGCTTGATGAAGACGCTATAACGATAGGAATAGAAGCTGCTAGAAACGCCTTAAAGAGAGCTAAGATAGATCCTCAAAAAATAAGGGCCATTTGGTTTGGTACTGAAAGTAAGCCCTATGCAGTAAAGCCTTCAGCTACAATAATAGCTGAAGCTATTGGTGCAACTCCAGATCTTGAAGCTGCTGATTTTGAATTCGCTTGTAAGGCTGGCACTGAGGCTCTGCAAGCTGCCATAGGTTTTGTAGGTTCGGGCATGGCTGAGTATGCAATGGCCATAGGTGCTGACACTGCCCAGGGAAGGCCCGGAGATCACTTAGAGTTCACAGCTGGGGCAGGAGGAGCAGCTTTCATTGTGGGAGAAAAGAGCAATGAGAGTGTAGCATATTTTGAGGGGAGCTACTCTTACGTTACAGACACTCCCGATTTCTGGAGAAGGCAACATGAACACTACCCCAGGCATGGAAACAGGTTTACTGGGGAGCCAGCATACTTCCACCATATAATTAATGCAGCCAAGACCCTTATGGAAGAGTTAGGCCTTAAGCCAAGTGACTTTGATTATGCAGTATTTCACCAACCAAATGTAAAGTTCCCATTGACAGTTGCTAAGATTCTTGGGATTCCTAAAGAGAAAGTTCTACCGGGATTGCTAACAGGGAGAATAGGAAATACATACAGCGGTGCAACAATGGTTGGAGTTTCTGCTGTTTTGGACATAGCAAAGCCCGGGGATAGAATTCTCTGGGTCTCGTTTGGTTCTGGAGCAGGAAGCAATGCATTTAGTATAGTTGTTCAGGATGCCATAGAGGAGAAGAGAGATTTAGCGCCAAAAGTTGAGGATTATGTGAAGAGGAGAAAAGTCATTGATTACGCTCTCTATGCAAAGGCTAGAAGAAAGTACATCTTGTAG
- a CDS encoding thiolase domain-containing protein: protein MRKAIIVGVGMTPVGEHWRSSLRDLAVEAILNAMDDAGIDKVDSLYVGNMASGSFVEQENLGALIADWAGLGNIPAVKIEAACASGGAAVQEGAKAVLSGLEDVVLVVGVEKMTDAWPSDATRYLGYAADAEWELFHGASFVALNALIMRLYMNTYGYKEEDLALFAVNAHANGAKNPYAMFKKPITVETVMKSPYIADPLKLFDASPVCDGAAAVIITTPEKAKELGIPKDKWIEIAGMGRAIDTINLANREDFLTLKAATIAAERAYKMAGVKPEDVDFFEVHDAFTVMAALSLEALGVAKKGEGAKLAIEGQIAIDGDYPIQTMGGLKARGHPVGATGVYQVVEAVLQLRGEAPDGIQVPDAEVGLTQNIGGTGSNITVTVLRRV, encoded by the coding sequence ATGAGAAAAGCAATAATAGTTGGAGTTGGAATGACTCCTGTTGGAGAACATTGGAGGTCTTCTCTTAGGGATTTAGCCGTCGAAGCAATTTTAAACGCGATGGATGATGCGGGAATTGACAAAGTTGATTCTCTATATGTTGGTAACATGGCATCTGGTTCATTCGTAGAGCAAGAAAACCTGGGAGCATTAATAGCTGATTGGGCTGGATTGGGGAATATTCCTGCCGTTAAAATTGAAGCTGCTTGTGCTTCTGGTGGAGCTGCAGTTCAAGAAGGTGCTAAAGCTGTGCTTAGTGGTCTTGAAGATGTAGTTTTAGTCGTTGGAGTAGAGAAGATGACAGATGCTTGGCCTAGTGATGCTACGAGATACTTGGGATATGCCGCTGATGCTGAGTGGGAGCTCTTCCATGGTGCCAGCTTTGTAGCTTTGAATGCTCTTATAATGAGACTTTACATGAACACTTACGGGTATAAGGAGGAGGATTTGGCACTATTTGCAGTTAATGCTCACGCAAATGGTGCAAAGAATCCCTATGCAATGTTTAAGAAGCCAATAACAGTTGAAACAGTTATGAAGAGTCCCTACATTGCTGATCCACTTAAGCTCTTCGATGCATCTCCAGTTTGTGACGGTGCTGCAGCAGTTATAATTACCACACCAGAGAAGGCTAAAGAGCTTGGTATTCCAAAGGACAAATGGATTGAGATTGCAGGAATGGGAAGGGCTATTGACACAATAAATCTGGCCAATAGAGAAGATTTCCTAACTTTAAAAGCAGCTACAATTGCAGCAGAAAGAGCTTATAAGATGGCCGGAGTTAAGCCTGAGGATGTTGACTTCTTTGAGGTCCACGATGCATTTACAGTTATGGCAGCATTAAGTCTAGAGGCGCTGGGAGTTGCAAAGAAGGGCGAAGGAGCTAAACTCGCAATTGAGGGTCAAATAGCAATTGACGGGGATTATCCAATCCAAACAATGGGTGGATTGAAAGCAAGAGGTCACCCAGTAGGAGCTACTGGGGTTTATCAGGTTGTAGAGGCTGTTCTCCAGCTAAGAGGAGAGGCTCCTGATGGGATTCAAGTTCCCGATGCTGAAGTGGGATTAACTCAGAATATTGGAGGTACTGGATCAAATATCACCGTTACTGTTTTGAGGAGGGTCTGA
- a CDS encoding Zn-ribbon domain-containing OB-fold protein, which translates to MGKPMQVSRYWRHFREKYRLIGGKCENGHLLFPKRPICPICGSRNIEEFQFSGKGKVITWTIVRNPPSGFEYYKPYPLALVQLEEGPVVLAQLTDVEPEEIKEGMEVEMVTRKIREFDEDGLILYGYKFRPIIKSE; encoded by the coding sequence ATGGGGAAGCCGATGCAGGTTTCCAGGTATTGGAGACACTTTAGGGAGAAATACAGACTTATAGGTGGAAAGTGTGAAAATGGCCACCTTCTATTCCCCAAGAGACCAATCTGCCCAATTTGTGGAAGTAGAAACATTGAAGAATTTCAGTTTAGTGGAAAGGGGAAAGTTATAACATGGACTATAGTCAGAAACCCTCCAAGTGGCTTTGAGTACTACAAACCCTACCCATTGGCTTTAGTTCAGCTTGAGGAAGGGCCCGTTGTATTGGCTCAACTTACAGACGTAGAGCCTGAAGAAATCAAAGAAGGAATGGAAGTGGAGATGGTAACAAGAAAGATCAGAGAATTTGACGAAGATGGGCTAATTCTCTATGGATATAAGTTTAGACCCATCATAAAGAGTGAGTAA
- a CDS encoding hydrogenase maturation protease, giving the protein MSSVLIVALGNEVMGDDGVGIKIGRELKRQGYKVEELGTDIFSLMRVYNGENKVIIVDAVLGEIPGKVVYFKGEDIFKKLRAEIRSAHFMGAVEGLKLLLEVDERLKNAELHFVGVTIKEPKLGLELSEEVKRAIPRAMELILSIIREGE; this is encoded by the coding sequence ATGTCTTCAGTTCTTATTGTTGCATTGGGAAATGAAGTCATGGGAGACGATGGAGTAGGGATTAAAATCGGGAGAGAATTGAAAAGGCAAGGGTACAAAGTAGAAGAACTTGGAACTGATATTTTCTCTCTCATGAGGGTTTATAACGGGGAGAATAAAGTAATTATAGTAGATGCTGTTCTTGGAGAGATCCCAGGTAAGGTCGTCTACTTTAAAGGAGAGGATATTTTCAAGAAGTTAAGGGCAGAAATTAGAAGTGCTCACTTTATGGGGGCAGTTGAGGGGTTAAAATTACTGTTAGAGGTTGACGAAAGACTTAAGAACGCTGAACTTCATTTTGTTGGGGTTACGATAAAGGAACCAAAATTGGGCCTAGAGTTAAGTGAAGAAGTTAAGCGAGCAATTCCAAGAGCTATGGAACTAATATTGTCAATAATTAGGGAAGGTGAGTAA
- a CDS encoding membrane protein, which yields MNILIPLLLGIIIGYILRERRKKIDTELLMSVSVLVLIFLMGVRTGNVKIDATKVLLYSIAIMISTIAGSLIFAKIFWREKS from the coding sequence GTGAATATTTTAATCCCGCTCCTCCTGGGAATTATTATTGGGTACATTCTTAGAGAAAGGAGGAAGAAAATTGATACGGAACTTCTTATGAGTGTATCTGTTCTTGTTTTAATCTTCCTAATGGGAGTGAGAACTGGGAATGTTAAAATAGATGCGACTAAAGTCTTGCTTTACTCTATAGCAATTATGATATCAACTATAGCAGGTAGCTTAATCTTTGCAAAGATATTTTGGAGGGAGAAATCATGA
- a CDS encoding lysine exporter LysO family protein: MKFMILSLISFTMGWIGGKVGIKAGNLYEWALYVLIFVIGLEIGLNGRISELRDKFNAKILLMPLLTLMGSMVGGVLIGIILTIPIRWSVAIASGVGWYSLTGPVLAKYSEFYGVVGFLANFLREIFTVLFYPTIARIVGKEVAISIGGATTMDSTLPVIVKFGGRDVMIIAFVHGFILSLIVPILTPTLASLAARG; encoded by the coding sequence ATGAAATTCATGATTCTATCCCTGATAAGCTTCACTATGGGGTGGATTGGAGGAAAAGTTGGAATTAAAGCCGGGAACTTATACGAGTGGGCCTTGTATGTTTTGATTTTTGTAATTGGCCTAGAAATTGGATTAAACGGTAGAATTAGCGAACTTAGGGACAAATTTAATGCAAAAATACTGCTAATGCCCTTACTCACATTAATGGGCTCCATGGTGGGAGGAGTTCTAATTGGAATAATCCTCACGATACCCATAAGATGGAGTGTCGCCATAGCATCTGGAGTGGGATGGTACTCCCTTACAGGCCCAGTTTTGGCTAAATATTCAGAATTTTATGGAGTAGTTGGTTTTCTTGCAAACTTTTTGAGGGAAATTTTTACTGTGCTGTTTTACCCCACCATTGCCAGAATAGTTGGAAAAGAAGTAGCCATAAGTATTGGGGGAGCAACAACAATGGACTCTACGCTGCCGGTTATAGTGAAGTTCGGAGGAAGAGACGTCATGATAATTGCCTTTGTTCATGGTTTTATCTTAAGTTTAATAGTTCCAATTCTTACTCCAACCCTAGCATCTCTAGCTGCGAGGGGATAA
- a CDS encoding transglutaminase-like domain-containing protein encodes MRVPLLILLFLVLTSGCIAPSTPSFTQTPTCLEQEKDLNKAIKCYLEDPREIKALTNLSKSLKGPNEEWTIWNILKWEEENLKYDDNKPTNYILRPSEFLVKRKGVCTDYTVLTLGLLLTLNYSQVGFMIVHYAESTTLHSTAIANVSGTLFVLDQKLPPLDLGSYIVESGKAGKLITQGELYYVSKSNGSIIIEGPTILGANDFIRQDYKIDEQELKSIEIALKTMIAQRSKLSQVYELKYSLPRGFKERRAWILKIPRFRVIYNPIFKEQYLETIIYHILEDEEIKEHIKTATGFYLEVTTEQEDLIIKFYLAKQYIYKGHNKNRG; translated from the coding sequence ATGAGGGTCCCACTTCTCATTCTCCTATTTCTTGTACTTACTTCTGGTTGCATAGCCCCCTCAACTCCTTCTTTCACCCAAACACCTACTTGTTTAGAGCAAGAAAAGGATCTCAACAAAGCAATTAAATGCTACTTAGAGGATCCAAGAGAAATTAAAGCCCTAACAAATTTATCCAAATCTCTTAAAGGTCCCAATGAAGAGTGGACAATATGGAATATCTTAAAGTGGGAAGAAGAAAACCTCAAATATGATGACAACAAACCAACAAACTACATTCTTAGGCCAAGCGAATTCTTAGTAAAAAGAAAAGGGGTTTGCACAGATTACACCGTTCTTACCCTTGGGCTTCTCTTAACTTTAAATTACTCCCAAGTTGGCTTTATGATAGTGCACTATGCTGAAAGTACAACTCTCCATTCTACTGCAATTGCTAATGTTTCAGGAACTCTATTTGTTTTAGATCAGAAGCTTCCACCTTTAGATTTAGGAAGTTATATTGTAGAGAGTGGAAAAGCCGGAAAACTCATAACACAGGGAGAGCTTTATTATGTGAGTAAATCTAACGGAAGTATTATCATTGAAGGACCAACAATTCTAGGAGCTAATGATTTCATTAGGCAGGACTATAAAATTGATGAGCAAGAACTAAAAAGCATTGAAATTGCTCTAAAAACTATGATAGCGCAGAGAAGCAAGTTATCTCAAGTTTATGAACTTAAATATTCACTTCCCAGGGGGTTTAAGGAGCGGAGAGCCTGGATACTTAAAATTCCCAGGTTTAGAGTTATCTATAATCCTATTTTTAAGGAGCAATATTTGGAGACAATTATCTACCATATCTTAGAAGACGAAGAAATTAAAGAGCACATTAAAACTGCAACAGGGTTTTACTTGGAAGTTACAACTGAACAAGAAGACTTAATAATCAAATTCTACTTAGCAAAACAATATATCTATAAGGGTCACAACAAAAATAGGGGATAA
- a CDS encoding aspartate racemase, whose product MKVIGILGGMGPLATVELFKRIVEKTPAKRDQDHPKIIIYNNPQIPDRTAYILGRGEDPRPQLIWTAKKLEKCGADFIVMPCNTAHAFIDDIRREVGIPVISMIEETAKRIASLGIKKAGLLATTGTIVSGVYHKELEKYGLEILTPTEEEQELVMKGIYEGVKAGNLDLGRNLLLQIARILEERGAEAIIAGCTEVSVVIKESDLRVMLIDPMNVIAEVAVKMALEE is encoded by the coding sequence ATGAAGGTCATAGGAATATTAGGAGGGATGGGCCCTTTAGCTACGGTGGAGCTTTTTAAGAGGATTGTGGAAAAAACACCCGCTAAGAGGGATCAGGATCATCCCAAAATAATCATTTACAATAATCCCCAAATTCCAGATAGAACAGCCTACATTTTAGGAAGGGGAGAAGATCCAAGACCACAACTCATATGGACGGCTAAAAAATTGGAAAAATGTGGAGCAGATTTCATAGTAATGCCTTGCAATACTGCCCATGCCTTTATTGATGACATTAGGAGGGAAGTTGGCATTCCAGTGATAAGTATGATTGAAGAGACTGCAAAGAGAATAGCCTCCCTGGGAATAAAGAAGGCAGGTTTACTAGCCACCACAGGGACTATAGTAAGTGGTGTGTACCACAAAGAGCTCGAGAAGTATGGACTTGAAATTCTAACTCCCACTGAAGAAGAACAAGAGTTAGTCATGAAGGGGATTTACGAAGGCGTAAAAGCTGGTAATTTAGATCTTGGAAGAAACCTTCTTCTTCAAATTGCGAGGATTTTAGAAGAGAGAGGGGCAGAGGCAATAATTGCGGGATGTACAGAAGTTAGTGTAGTTATAAAAGAAAGCGACCTTAGAGTTA